The following proteins are co-located in the Haloarcula marismortui ATCC 43049 genome:
- a CDS encoding long-chain fatty acid--CoA ligase, translated as MPGGSPQTLRPFLWRAETLYPDTEVVSRTHEGIVRHDYAEYAERTAQLANAIEEAGYGDGERLGTFCWNHSRHFETYFGVPGTGAQLHTINPLLPDEHIQYIVSDAQDELIFVDESLLPKLEGAATADPESFETVEQFIVMSDSVPETELDAVAYESFIADQPTEYDWPELEEDRAAGLCYTSGTTGRPKGVEYTQQMLWSHTMAIQSPQGIPLDDDDVMMPVVPMFHVNAWGLPFSATAGGAKHVYPGPQPEPADLAKLIEEEDVTVTAGVPTVWLGLMEYIKENDVDLSSLERLIVGGSAAPEAMIRFFDDRDVELVHAWGMTETAPVGAVASLRSDLEDADYQTQLDKRSKQGLITPGLEFRVIDDNGDEVPHNGEDFGELHIRGPWVTTEYFKRPEANEQEFEDGYLKTGDVVSVDEDGYIKIVDRAKDVIKSGGEWISSLELENELIAHDDVNEAAVIGVPHERWQERPLAMIVPTADADEETLGDELREYILESYPKWWVPDNFVTIDEVPKTATGKFDKKSLRDEYADESLVEGRVPDDAAPE; from the coding sequence ATGCCAGGAGGCAGCCCGCAAACTCTACGACCGTTCTTGTGGCGTGCAGAAACACTGTATCCGGACACAGAGGTCGTCTCTCGTACCCACGAGGGCATCGTCCGCCACGACTACGCCGAATATGCCGAACGGACGGCACAGTTAGCGAACGCGATCGAAGAAGCCGGCTACGGCGACGGTGAACGGCTCGGGACGTTCTGCTGGAACCACAGCCGTCACTTCGAGACGTACTTCGGGGTACCCGGAACCGGTGCGCAGCTACACACTATCAATCCGCTCCTGCCCGACGAACACATCCAGTATATCGTCAGCGACGCACAGGACGAACTCATTTTCGTCGACGAATCGCTCCTGCCGAAACTCGAAGGCGCTGCAACAGCGGACCCAGAGTCCTTCGAAACGGTCGAGCAGTTCATCGTAATGAGTGACTCCGTCCCGGAGACAGAGCTTGATGCCGTTGCCTACGAGTCGTTCATCGCCGACCAGCCGACGGAGTACGACTGGCCCGAGCTGGAGGAAGACCGCGCTGCCGGCCTCTGTTACACGTCCGGCACGACCGGGCGACCAAAAGGCGTCGAGTACACCCAGCAAATGCTGTGGAGCCACACGATGGCGATTCAATCGCCACAGGGAATTCCACTCGACGACGACGACGTGATGATGCCCGTCGTCCCGATGTTCCACGTCAACGCGTGGGGTCTCCCGTTCTCGGCAACTGCCGGCGGGGCCAAGCACGTCTACCCCGGCCCACAGCCGGAGCCTGCGGACCTTGCGAAGCTCATCGAAGAAGAGGACGTCACCGTCACCGCCGGCGTCCCGACCGTCTGGCTGGGACTGATGGAGTACATCAAAGAGAACGACGTTGACCTCTCATCCCTTGAGCGCCTCATCGTCGGCGGAAGCGCCGCACCGGAAGCGATGATCCGGTTCTTCGACGACCGCGACGTGGAACTCGTCCACGCCTGGGGAATGACCGAGACGGCCCCGGTGGGTGCGGTGGCGTCCCTGCGGAGCGACCTAGAGGACGCTGACTACCAGACGCAACTGGACAAGCGCTCGAAACAGGGACTCATCACACCCGGGCTGGAGTTCCGTGTCATCGACGACAACGGCGACGAGGTCCCACACAACGGCGAGGACTTCGGCGAACTCCACATCCGCGGGCCGTGGGTGACGACAGAGTACTTCAAGCGGCCGGAGGCGAACGAACAGGAGTTCGAGGACGGCTATCTGAAGACTGGTGACGTGGTGTCCGTCGACGAGGACGGCTACATCAAGATCGTCGACCGAGCAAAAGACGTTATCAAGAGCGGCGGAGAGTGGATCTCCTCGCTCGAACTGGAAAACGAGCTGATAGCCCACGACGACGTGAACGAGGCGGCAGTCATCGGTGTCCCGCACGAGCGCTGGCAGGAACGCCCACTTGCGATGATCGTTCCGACGGCCGATGCCGACGAGGAGACGCTTGGTGATGAACTCCGTGAGTACATTCTCGAGTCCTACCCCAAGTGGTGGGTTCCGGACAACTTCGTCACCATCGACGAGGTTCCGAAGACGGCAACCGGAAAGTTCGACAAAAAGTCGCTCCGTGACGAGTACGCCGACGAATCGCTCGTCGAAGGTCGCGTCCCTGACGACGCCGCGCCGGAATAG
- a CDS encoding DUF6517 family protein, whose product MNRRDYLLAGATLGTAGLAGCSFLAAAEAPPPDVPTAQLNDGGWTQTAQSSETVFDRSYGPVSVEAVSSTVQYVDEQLQERVADRTLDQVQTALSVFFATRVDFSPNLDNLPAGVGREELLAEVKTNARDSFEQQMEAQGLTDIEKSGEGTIDIDTGETAETVELSAVYPFEGISFDVTEDEAVEIPASDIDISAMFAVWHHGDFVVISGGAYPAQNFEQVVENDLSDGITVTVDVDLGLQPETYRTEVRNLVTGVQ is encoded by the coding sequence ATGAATCGTCGAGACTACTTGCTCGCCGGAGCCACCCTTGGAACTGCCGGGCTTGCGGGGTGTTCGTTTCTGGCCGCAGCCGAGGCACCGCCACCGGACGTTCCGACAGCGCAACTGAACGACGGTGGCTGGACGCAAACGGCCCAGTCCTCGGAAACAGTATTCGACCGGAGCTACGGCCCGGTTTCGGTCGAGGCCGTCTCCAGTACGGTTCAGTACGTCGACGAACAGCTACAGGAGCGTGTCGCCGACCGTACTCTTGACCAGGTTCAGACTGCACTCTCCGTGTTTTTCGCCACCCGAGTGGATTTCAGCCCCAATCTGGACAATCTTCCGGCTGGCGTGGGGCGTGAGGAACTGCTGGCGGAAGTCAAAACAAACGCCCGCGACAGCTTCGAACAGCAGATGGAAGCGCAGGGGCTGACCGACATCGAGAAATCCGGCGAGGGGACAATCGATATCGACACCGGAGAGACAGCTGAGACGGTGGAACTGTCCGCCGTGTACCCATTCGAGGGGATTTCCTTCGACGTGACCGAGGACGAGGCCGTCGAGATACCAGCCAGCGACATCGACATCTCGGCGATGTTCGCCGTCTGGCACCACGGCGACTTCGTCGTCATTTCCGGGGGCGCGTACCCGGCACAGAACTTCGAGCAGGTCGTCGAAAACGACCTGAGCGACGGCATCACAGTCACCGTCGATGTCGACCTCGGACTCCAGCCCGAAACCTATCGGACCGAAGTCCGGAACCTCGTCACTGGCGTCCAGTAA
- a CDS encoding acyl-CoA dehydrogenase family protein, whose product MDLLSEKLVPEHAHEVKEEAREFAAEHIEPVAGEYYASGEYPWDVLEAATEAGLVAQDIGEEWGGSGYDLQQMLAMAEELYKADAGIALTIQLASFGAEIVEDHGADWQKEEFLKPVAAGDQLTGLAVSEPETGSDLAGMTTAAEKDGDEWVINGEKYWIGNGVEADWVTLYAKTGDDPNDRYGNYSMFIVPTDADGYHAEHIPEKMGFRASKQAHIVLDDCRIPEENLVGVEGAGFYMLAEFFNHGRVVVGGHGLGLAAAAIEEAWEFVHDREAFGKTVDEFQAVQHKLADMQLSLQSARTLTWHAAERVANQENSGYWAALAKTNATEAAMDCAEKGMQLHGGRSVLTENRISRVYRDVRIPVIYEGANDIQRNLIYKQAPM is encoded by the coding sequence ATGGACCTGCTATCCGAGAAACTCGTTCCGGAGCACGCACACGAGGTCAAGGAGGAGGCTCGGGAGTTCGCCGCGGAGCACATCGAGCCAGTCGCGGGTGAGTACTACGCGTCCGGGGAGTACCCCTGGGACGTGCTTGAAGCGGCGACGGAGGCCGGGCTCGTCGCACAGGATATCGGCGAAGAGTGGGGCGGGAGCGGCTACGACCTCCAGCAGATGCTTGCGATGGCAGAGGAACTGTACAAAGCCGACGCAGGAATCGCGCTGACGATCCAGCTCGCCAGCTTCGGGGCAGAAATCGTCGAGGACCACGGCGCGGACTGGCAGAAAGAGGAGTTCCTCAAGCCCGTCGCTGCCGGCGACCAGCTTACCGGTCTCGCCGTCTCTGAACCGGAAACGGGGAGCGACCTTGCTGGGATGACGACGGCCGCTGAGAAAGATGGTGACGAGTGGGTAATTAACGGCGAAAAATACTGGATCGGCAACGGTGTCGAGGCGGACTGGGTGACGCTGTACGCCAAGACCGGTGACGACCCGAACGACCGCTACGGGAACTACTCGATGTTTATCGTCCCGACAGACGCCGACGGCTACCACGCCGAGCACATCCCCGAGAAGATGGGCTTCCGGGCGTCCAAGCAGGCCCACATCGTGCTTGACGACTGCCGGATTCCGGAGGAGAATCTGGTCGGCGTCGAAGGGGCCGGCTTCTATATGCTCGCCGAGTTCTTCAATCACGGCCGCGTCGTCGTCGGCGGACACGGTCTCGGGCTGGCCGCCGCAGCCATCGAGGAAGCCTGGGAGTTCGTCCATGACCGCGAAGCCTTCGGCAAGACCGTCGACGAGTTCCAGGCGGTCCAGCACAAACTGGCCGATATGCAACTCAGCCTCCAGTCCGCCCGGACCCTCACCTGGCACGCGGCCGAACGCGTCGCCAATCAGGAGAACTCCGGCTACTGGGCCGCACTAGCAAAGACCAACGCGACCGAAGCCGCAATGGACTGTGCGGAGAAGGGGATGCAACTCCACGGTGGGCGGTCCGTGCTGACGGAGAACCGCATTTCCCGCGTGTATCGCGATGTTCGGATTCCGGTTATCTACGAGGGAGCCAACGACATCCAGCGGAACCTCATCTACAAGCAGGCTCCGATGTAA
- a CDS encoding Cdc6/Cdc18 family protein, whose amino-acid sequence MVDVNENPFDGTDSIFERKQPLKKDTFTPDTIFHRDEEIEFYINALQDVIVGHDPNNVFVYGPTGVGKTAVTKWVRDKLEEKAEAEDIPLTVVGPINCRNYRSAYALVNTLVNEFRDPENQLPESGYSTDSVFEFLYEEIEAVGGNVLIILDEIDNIPADARNDFLYELPRAEANENTPITDAKVGLIGISNDLKFVDVLEPKVKSTLGEREIKFGPYDATELRDILGYYADIAFREDVLGEDVVPLAAAFSAQERGDVRQGLRILEKAGEYARMEGAEGVTEAHTRRATDTIETDELLDYFEHDLSSQQALTYLATTLALIEPKHEASTKRIYNLYSSIAESSGRRVKSERKIYEFLDQLSMQGLVRSAERNLGRKGGRKYIYEVTDDPTDIINAALQSSYSDAVPSNVNGILEHYLEDEATEFEAPDTTDDEQQNLWQFT is encoded by the coding sequence ATGGTCGACGTGAACGAGAACCCGTTCGACGGGACTGATTCGATCTTCGAACGAAAACAACCGCTGAAAAAAGACACGTTCACGCCGGATACGATCTTTCACCGCGACGAGGAAATCGAATTCTACATCAACGCACTTCAGGATGTCATTGTCGGCCACGACCCCAACAACGTCTTCGTCTATGGTCCAACAGGAGTCGGCAAAACTGCTGTTACAAAGTGGGTACGAGATAAACTCGAAGAGAAAGCCGAGGCTGAGGATATCCCGCTCACCGTTGTCGGTCCGATTAACTGCCGGAACTACCGGTCGGCGTATGCACTGGTAAATACGCTCGTCAACGAGTTCCGGGATCCTGAGAACCAGCTCCCGGAGAGCGGCTACAGCACTGACAGCGTCTTCGAGTTCCTCTACGAAGAGATAGAGGCTGTGGGCGGGAACGTGCTTATTATTCTGGACGAGATTGACAACATTCCTGCGGATGCACGGAACGACTTTCTCTACGAACTGCCGCGGGCCGAAGCGAACGAGAACACGCCGATCACCGATGCGAAGGTTGGACTTATCGGTATCTCAAACGACCTCAAGTTCGTCGACGTACTGGAACCCAAGGTGAAATCGACGCTGGGGGAGCGAGAGATCAAGTTCGGCCCATATGACGCGACTGAACTTCGAGATATTCTTGGCTACTACGCCGACATCGCGTTCCGGGAGGACGTGCTCGGCGAAGATGTCGTCCCGCTGGCAGCAGCCTTCTCTGCACAGGAACGCGGTGACGTTCGGCAGGGACTCCGAATCCTCGAAAAGGCCGGGGAGTACGCGCGGATGGAGGGTGCAGAGGGTGTAACGGAGGCACATACACGGCGGGCGACGGACACTATCGAAACCGATGAACTGCTGGATTACTTCGAGCACGATCTGAGTTCACAACAAGCATTGACCTATCTCGCCACGACGCTTGCACTCATCGAGCCGAAACACGAGGCGTCGACAAAACGGATCTACAATCTCTATTCCTCTATCGCGGAGTCGAGCGGTCGCCGCGTGAAATCCGAGCGGAAGATATACGAGTTCCTTGACCAGCTCTCAATGCAGGGACTGGTCCGTTCTGCGGAACGCAACCTTGGCCGCAAGGGCGGACGCAAGTATATTTATGAAGTCACTGATGACCCGACCGACATCATCAACGCTGCACTCCAGTCCTCCTACAGCGATGCTGTGCCGAGTAACGTCAACGGGATTCTCGAACATTATCTGGAAGACGAGGCGACTGAGTTCGAGGCACCGGACACTACTGACGACGAGCAACAGAACCTCTGGCAGTTCACGTAG
- a CDS encoding N-acyl homoserine lactonase family protein, protein MDDLTVTFIDRGRVQADRNFVVDGHSVATASHRDPEHEYETYVVWNLIIETPELTVLWDTGSHPEAGDGYWPTPLYEAFAHTDAAEHALPADLEDAGYSIDEIDAVVMSHLHLDHAGGLRNFAGTDVPIYVHREELPYAYYSANTDDGSIAYLASDFDRDLNWEIVHGDSYHLTDGIELLHLPGHTPGLMGAFIDRPDQSLLVVGDEAYVEANYAGQPMATSLLWNNGAWKESLERCRDRQRATGAEVLLGHDLGVFEDVAGATD, encoded by the coding sequence ATGGACGACCTCACAGTGACATTCATCGACCGAGGCCGCGTACAGGCTGACCGAAACTTCGTCGTTGACGGCCACAGCGTCGCGACAGCCTCTCACCGTGACCCGGAGCACGAGTACGAAACGTACGTTGTATGGAACCTCATCATCGAGACGCCCGAGCTAACCGTCCTCTGGGACACCGGCTCTCACCCAGAGGCCGGCGACGGGTACTGGCCGACGCCGCTGTACGAGGCATTCGCACACACCGATGCCGCCGAGCATGCCCTGCCGGCAGATCTCGAAGATGCGGGCTACAGCATCGACGAGATCGATGCCGTCGTGATGAGCCACCTGCATCTGGACCACGCTGGCGGCCTGCGCAATTTCGCGGGAACGGACGTGCCAATCTACGTCCACCGCGAGGAACTCCCATACGCGTACTACAGCGCCAACACGGACGACGGTTCTATCGCTTACCTCGCCAGCGATTTCGACCGCGACCTGAACTGGGAGATCGTTCACGGCGACAGCTATCACCTCACCGATGGTATCGAACTGCTTCACCTCCCTGGCCACACCCCAGGGCTCATGGGTGCATTCATCGACCGCCCGGACCAGTCGCTCCTCGTCGTCGGCGACGAAGCCTACGTTGAGGCGAACTACGCGGGCCAACCAATGGCGACAAGCCTCCTGTGGAACAACGGCGCGTGGAAGGAGAGCCTCGAACGGTGCCGCGACCGCCAGCGGGCCACGGGGGCTGAAGTCCTACTCGGCCACGACCTCGGGGTGTTTGAGGACGTAGCCGGGGCGACAGACTGA